From Carya illinoinensis cultivar Pawnee chromosome 5, C.illinoinensisPawnee_v1, whole genome shotgun sequence, one genomic window encodes:
- the LOC122309457 gene encoding auxin-responsive protein SAUR32-like, protein MDATREKGKKGLINKTWERCKSIGRGRKGSSGPERTLTQKSRSCPSLGISLEEEKHPRKSRVAPEGCFSVYVGPQKQKFVIKTEYANHPLFKMLLEEAESEYGYDNQGPLVLPCNVDIFHKVLLEMEDGRDIQKGCGFKRYGSYQLLSPSRMVYINQF, encoded by the coding sequence ATGGATGCGACTAGGGAAAAAGGGAAGAAGGGGCTGATCAACAAGACATGGGAACGATGCAAATCCATCGGACGAGGCCGCAAGGGGTCTTCGGGACCCGAACGTACTTTGACACAGAAAAGCAGATCGTGTCCTTCCCTCGGCATCtcactggaagaggaaaaacatcCTAGGAAAAGCCGGGTTGCTCCCGAGGGTTGCTTCTCGGTCTATGTCGGACCTCAGAAACAGAAGTTTGTGATCAAAACAGAGTACGCAAACCATCCTCTGTTCAAGATGCTGCTCGAAGAGGCCGAGTCTGAATATGGTTACGACAACCAAGGCCCCCTTGTTCTTCCATGCAACGTTGATATCTTTCACAAGGTGTTGCTGGAAATGGAGGATGGCCGTGATATTCAGAAAGGATGTGGCTTTAAGCGTTATGGATCTTATCAGCTTCTTAGCCCCTCTCGAATGGTTTATATAAATCAGTTTTAA